A region from the Dermacentor andersoni chromosome 11, qqDerAnde1_hic_scaffold, whole genome shotgun sequence genome encodes:
- the LOC126544917 gene encoding uncharacterized protein, translating into MLVFAFADGQCATLRFAANDEDLPIPAQPTTPASAADSDDRHPLATPEASAEDVELWSSRKTKFFISKYSEMKDLVGRSRALRTRKLLGLKLAELLNEEFSCNLTATQVQNKWKSLDRSYKKSKKENSSSGHHRVSCEHELELADILEKQHSVNPTLLLEPGATILSSGNSGGSTTDERPEDLPAPTEGDRAPKRKRNSRSKLAPLLEAIEKIGEAKKKQEEARAEQFEARKKWEEAKRHEERMAQFDRLEDLFAKQQSTSSQQ; encoded by the exons ATGTTGGTCTTTGCCTTTGCAGACGGGCAGTGTGCCACTCTGCGGTTCGCGGCCAACGATGAGGACTTGCCCATTCCAGCGCAGCCAACGACGCCCGCTTCCGCCGCCGACAGTGACGATAGGCACCCGCTAGCCACTCCTGAAGCATCCGCTGAAGACGTAGAACTCTGGAGTAGTCGCAAAACAAAGTTCTTCATCTCGAAATACTCGGAGATGAAGGACTTAGTTGGAAGAAGTAGAGCCTTAAG AACGAGAAAGCTTTTGGGGCTAAAACTTGCAGAACTATTGAACGAGGAGTTCAGCTGCAACCTCACTGCCACCCAAGTACAAAATAAATGGAAATCATTGGACCGTTCCTACAAAAAATCAAAAAAAGAGAACAGTTCGTCTGGGCACCACCGTGTGAGCTGTGAACACGAGCT AGAGCTGGCTGACATACTCGAAAAACAGCACAGTGTGAACCCCACATTGCTGTTGGAGCCCGGAGCAACAATCCTGTCAAGTGGAAACTCAGG GGGAAGCACGACAGATGAACGGCCTGAGGACCTACCAGCACCAACAGAGGGTGACAGAGCCCCAAAGAGGAAGCGAAACAGCCGTTCTAAGCTTGCTCCCCTCTTAGAAGCTATAGAAAAAATTGgtgaggcaaaaaaaaagcaagaggagGCGAGAGCAGAGCAATTTGAAGCTCGCAAGAAATGGGAAGAGGCCAAGCGGCATGAAGAACGCATGGCTCAGTTTGACCGCCTAGAAGATTTATTTGCTAAGCAGCAGAGTACATCTAGTCAACAATAA